The genomic segment TCCGGATGGACGCGCTGCCTCCGCGCGTCTTCGAAGTGACCGTGGACGGAACCCCCTTCCCGGAAAATGGCCCCCTGACGAGCGACTCACCCAGCGCCAGCGTCGCCCTGGTCGCGAAAGTTCGCGATGAGGCGGGGCTCAAGAAAACCGATCTGGCGGAGCGCTCGGTCGCGACCGGGACGATCGCGCCGCTCGATTCCACGCTCTACTCGGTCGCGGTCTCGGACACGGGGCGCGCGCACACGCTCACGGCGAGCATCCGTCCGCGCATCGGAAACTACGACCTCCTGGTCCGCTCGACCGATACGAACGGCCGGGAGCAGGACTTCGCGCTGCAAGTGCGGACCACCGCGCGGTACCTGGCCAACGGGGTGGTCATGGTGAACGGCACGTTCGTCGAGTCGAACGCGGTCCTCCGCGCCGAGGTGACGACTCCGATCCCGGTGACCGCCGACTCGCTCACGCTCCTCCTGGATGGGGTCCCGCTCGCGAACGTCACGGAGACCGCGACGGACGCGACCGGGCGCCGCTGGGCGCTCGTCACCCTGGCCGAGGATCGCGGCCCCGGCCTCCACACGCTCGATGTCGAGATCAACGGGCGCGCCGGCGTCTTCCCGCAGGCCACCTTCAACGTGGAGACGAGCCTTGCGCTTCGCAGGGTCGTGGTCGTGAGCCCGAGGCTCATGGGCTCGGGTTGCGACGGCTCCGTGTTTCAGTTCGAGCTGAGCACTCCCGCCCCCAAAGTGGAGCTGCTCCTCATGACCGTCTCGGGGCGTCGGGTGGCATCGGTTCAGTGGCCCGGCAAAGCGGGCTTCAACGTCTATTGTTGGGACGGGCGAGATTCCCAGGGCAACACCACGGCGACCGGTCTCTACTTCTACCGGCTCACGGCGGTCGACGCCGCGGGGCACAAGGCCACCCAATCCGGACGCATGATCCGGAGCCGATGACCGACCGGCGAAGCGGCAGGGCGATCTTCCGCGAGCTGGGCCGGCTCGTCACCGAGCAGCGGAACCCGCGCTCGAAGAATCTCGACAGACTCACCACGACTCAGATTTTGAAGCTCATGAACCGCGAGGATCGGCGCGTTCCGGCCGCGGTCGGGCGCGAGATCCGCAACATCGCGCGCGCCGTCGATCTCATCGTGGGGCGGCTCAGGCGCGGGGGGAGGCTCTTCTACGTCGGCGCCGGGACGAGCGGCCGGCTTGGGGTGCTCGACGCGACGGAATGTCCCCCCACGTTCGGAACCCCGCGAACGCTGGTCCAGGGGATCATCGCCGGCGGCCGCCGCGCGCTGGTGCGATCGATCGAAGGGTCGGAAGACGACGCCAGGGCCGCGGCGGCCGCGCTCAAGAAACGACGGGTCGGCGAGCGGGATGTTGTGGTAGGGATCATGGCGAGTCGGCGCACGCCCTACGCCGTCGGCGCCCTCGCGTACGGGCGTACCGTCGGCGCCGCGACGATCGCGGTCACCGCGAATCCGGCCGGGGGGGCGCCGCTCCGTTGCGACGTGGTGATCGCGCCCAGGGTCGGTCCCGAGGTCTTGACCGGCTCCACGCGGCTCAAGGCGGGGACGGCGCAGAAGCTCGTTCTCAACATGCTCACGACGGGGTCGATGGTGCGGCTCGGCAAGGTCTACGAGAATCTCATGGTGGATCTCAAGACCGCGAGCCGGAAGCTCGAGGAGCGCACGAAGCGCGTCTTCATGAACGCGACCGGCGCGAGCTACGCGGAGACCGGGCGCTGGCTCAAACGCGCCGGAGGCTCTCTCAAGGTGGCCATCGTGATGCGCCGAGCGGGCGTGACCCGGGCGGAGGCGAAGAGGCGGCTCAAGGAGGCCCAGGGATGGGTTCGCGAGGCGATTCGGTCGTAGGGGGGCTTATGCCGTGGCGCGGGGGGCGGGCAGGGTGTGCGGGGCGCCGCCTGAGGCGGCTCGCGAGCGCCGCCTTCGCCCTGTCGCTCGCAGCGATACTGCCTCTCGTAGGCTGCGGCAAGCGCCCCTCCACGAAGCAGACGGTCGTCTTCTGGCAGTTCTCTCCCCTAAGCGCGATTCGACCGGTCCTCGACCGCTTCCAGCGGGAATTCCCCAACCTCGAAGTTCAGGTCGAGCAGCTCACGTGGCAGAGCGGCCGGGAGAAGATCGTCGCGGCGGTCGCCGCCGGGCGGCCACCCGACCTCTGCGAGATCGGGTCGACCTTTCTTCCCGGGCTCGTCGCCGACAGCACCCTGATCGATCTCACCGACAGCATTCCCGACCTGGTTCCCGCGCTCCGCGGCTGGGAGGTGGCGCGATTTCGCGGGCGG from the Candidatus Eisenbacteria bacterium genome contains:
- the murQ gene encoding N-acetylmuramic acid 6-phosphate etherase, which translates into the protein MTDRRSGRAIFRELGRLVTEQRNPRSKNLDRLTTTQILKLMNREDRRVPAAVGREIRNIARAVDLIVGRLRRGGRLFYVGAGTSGRLGVLDATECPPTFGTPRTLVQGIIAGGRRALVRSIEGSEDDARAAAAALKKRRVGERDVVVGIMASRRTPYAVGALAYGRTVGAATIAVTANPAGGAPLRCDVVIAPRVGPEVLTGSTRLKAGTAQKLVLNMLTTGSMVRLGKVYENLMVDLKTASRKLEERTKRVFMNATGASYAETGRWLKRAGGSLKVAIVMRRAGVTRAEAKRRLKEAQGWVREAIRS